The nucleotide sequence GGATACGATGATGATGAATCAGCTCCTAGACATCGTAAGCTTAAAGTCAAAAAGGCAGCACCCAAGAAGGAAATTACTCCTATTAAGATTGAAAAGGCAGTTATTACAACCGAAAATCTGACTGTTAAGATGCTTTCTGAAAAGATAGGAATAACAGCCCAAGAGATTCTTAAAAAACTTATGATTTTGGGTATAATGACAACCATAAACGGTGTGGTTGATTTTGATACAATGGAGCTTGTCGCCAGCGAATTTGGCGTTAAGCTTGAAAAGAAACTTGACAAAACCAAAGAAGAGGTTTTGACCGAACTGGCAATGGAGGAAGACTCACCCGAAAATTTGAAAGAACGTCCTCCTATTGTTACGGTAATGGGTCATGTAGACCATGGTAAAACTTCATTACTTGACGCAATCAGAAAGACCAACGTAACTGAAGGCGAAGCTGGTGGTATAACTCAGCATATTGGTGCTTATACTGTCAATGTAGGCGATAAGAAAATTACTTTTATTGATACCCCTGGACACGAAGCGTTTACCGCCATGCGTTCAAGAGGTGCCAAGATTACCGATATAGTTATAATCGTTGTTGCTGCTGATGACGGCGTAATGCCTCAAACCATTGAAGCTATAAACCATGCAAAAGCAGCAGATGTACCTATCATTATAGCTATCAACAAAATGGATAAACCTGGTGCTAACCCTCAAAGAATTCTTGAGCAATTATCAGCACATGATGTGCTTTGCGAAGCATGGGGCGGTGATTCACCCGCAGTTGAAATTTCAGCAAAAACAAGAATGAATATAGACAAACTGCTTTCTACTATTCTTACAGTTGCTGAAATTTATGAATATAAAGCTAATCCAAACAGAAAGGGCTATGGAGCAATTATAGAAGCCAAGATTGATAAAAACAAAGGACCTATTGCAAACATCATTGTTCAAAATGGTACTTTGAAAGTAGGCGATACAGTTGTTTCGGGCATAACTTATGGACACGTAAGAGCTTTGCAGGATGACAAAGGCAGATCAGTTAAAGAAGCTGGACCTTCAATGCCTGTATCTATTTTAGGTTTTTCAGAAGTGCCCAATGCTGGAGATCCTATCTATGTTGTAGAAGATGAAAAACTTGCAAAACAGGTTATTTCTGAAAGAATTGCTAAGCAAAGGGCTTCAGGATTGGCTGTATCCAATGTAGTTACATTGAACGATGTATTCAATAAGATAAGCGAAGGTCAGATGAAAGATCTCAATCTGATTATAAAAGCTGATGTTCAGGGTTCTGTCGAAGCGTTAAAAGAATCATTGAGCAAGCTAAGCAATGAAGAAGTTAAGGTTAATATAATTCATAGCGCTGTAGGTGCAATAAACAAATCCGATGTTATGCTTGCAGAGGCATCTAAGGCTATAATAATCGGCTTTAACGTAAGACCCGATTCTGAAAGCAAGCAATATGCTGAAAATGTTGGAATTGATATAAGACTTTATAGAATCATATATGACGCAATTGACGATGTAAACGCCGCTATAAAAGGAATGCTTGATCCCAAATATAAGGAAACAGTTAATGGTCAATGCGAAGTGCGCAACGTGTTTAAGATTACAGGCGCTGGCATTGTTGCAGGATGTTATGTTACAAGCGGTAAAATCTTGCGTTCAAGCAATATAAGAGTGTTGCGCAACAATACTGTAATATTCGACGGTTCAGTAGGTTCATTAAAGCGTTTGAAAGACGATGTAAAAGAAGTCGCTTCAGGCTTTGAATGCGGTGTTACCGTAAGCGGATTTTCTGACTTTAAGGTTGGAGATGTGTTAGAATCTTATACTTTGGAGAAGATATAATTAATGTCAATTAGAGAAAAGCGTGTTAATTCAGAAATAATGAAAAATTTGAGTGAGGTATTATCTAAGCTCAAAAATCCTTCCATAACAGCTATGGTCAGTGTAATGCGTGTAGATACTACCAACGATCTAAAACATTGCAAAGTTTGGCTTAGCTTGTATGGATCTGAAGATCAATGCAAAGAAACATTTGAAGCGATAGAACACAGTTCTGGTTATATCAGACATGAACTTGCATCTATGATGAAAGATTTGCGCACTATGCCGGAACTGCATTTTTTACGCGATGATTCTTTGGAATACTCACAAAAGATTAATAAAATCATATCTGAAATTAACACGAGGAAAGATGATGTTAAATCTTAACGGGATAAAAAAAGCCGCATTATTTACACACATTAGACCTGATGGCGATGCTTTGGGTTCGATGTGTGGTCTTGGCTTGGCGTTAAAGAAAAAAGGCATTGAAATTGACTATTATTGTGATTCTGAAGTGCCGCAATTGCTTAGCTTTTTGCCCGATGTTAATCGTGTCTTAAGTGGAACTTTTGCTAACAACTATGATATGCTGATTTCTATAGATTGTGCTGATGAATTTAGACTTGGAAAATACAAAGACGCATTTTTAAAACATCCCAACACAGTTAATCTTGATCACCATATGACCAATACCAATTTCGCTAAGATTAACATTATAAAAAACTTATCAAGCAGCTGTGAATTGGTATTTGAAGTTATAAAAAGTCTTAATATAGATTTAGATGACCAAATAGCCCTTGATCTTTATGTAGGAATGGTTACCGATACAGGGCATTTTACGCAAGCCAATACGACTAGTGGAGTACATATGGCTAGCGCAGAGCTTATAAAATACAATATTGATATAGAATATATTTCCCAAAGATTATTTAAAGAAATTTCAAAAAACAAATTAATGCTGGTAAAAGATTGCATTGCTGGCATGCGCTTTTTTAGTTCGGACAGAATTTGCTTAATCGGTATAAAAAAGGAAATGCTTAATCAGCATAATTTAGATATTAATGAAACCGAAGGCATAATCAATTATGCAATTAATATAACTAATGTTATGATAGGCATTTGCTTGACCGAAAGTGCAAAAAACGCCTATAAGGTCAGTCTTAGATCAAAAAAAGGTGTCAATGTTGCTGAAGTCGCTTCTTTGTTTGGCGGCGGAGGGCATTTGCAGGCTGCTGGCTTTATGATTAACGGTTGTTTTGAAGACGTGATAGAAAGAATAGTCAAGGCTTGTGAAAAGGTATTAGAGCCCCTATGACGGGATTTGTCAATTTTTTGAAGCCGCCCAAAATGTCGTCTGCCGGTGCGGTATCTTATATTAAAAAGCTATATAAAGTTAATAAATGTGGACATATGGGCACATTAGATCCGTTTGCATGCGGAGTGTTGCCCATAGCATTAGGGAGAGCAACAAGACTTTTTGATTATCTTATCAACAAAACCAAAGTTTATAGAGCAATATTCAGATTTGGAATAGAAACAGATACTTTTGACTTAGATGGTCAAATAACACGCATTGATAACAAAGTCGTTACTTTAGATGAAGTTAACAGCGTTTTGCATCAATTTAAAGGCGTTATTTTTCAAACACCCCCCAAATACAGTGCAAAAAAAATCAATGGAGAAAGAGCGTACAAGCTTGCCCGAAGCGGAGAAGAAATAGAACTCAAACCTTCAAAAGTTGAGATTTTTGATATTGAAGCGGCAGATTTTGGTAGCAATGAATTTGCTTTTGATATAAAATGTTCTGGCGGCACTTATATAAGAAGTTTATGCCGTGATATTGCAAATCAACTCAACACCTGTGGCGTTATGACATGTCTTATCAGAACTGCTTCAGGTTTTTTTAAAATTGAAGATTGCAAAACTCAAGAACAGCTAAATGATAGTTTGGATATCATCAGATGTGATGATGTGTTAGCTGACTTTGAAAAATGTATAGTCAATACAGAAAGAGATTATTTTCTTGCTATAAACGGTGCGCCTTTTTTTGGAGATTGCAAGAGCAATCAAACAAAAGACCTTGCTGTTTATTTTGATAACACACTGATAGGCGTAGCCCAAAAAAAAGACGATAAGTTCAAACTGGATATAAGATTGGTATAAAGGTTACGAATGATAATTACAGATTTTTTATCAAAAACTAATGAACCTCTGGCAATTGCATTAGGTTTTTTTGATAGCGTACATATAGGCCATAGAGCGGTTATAGGACTTGCAGTCCAATATGCCCAAAAAAATGGCATAAAGAGTGCTGTCTTGACTTTTGAAAACAATCCTATGCAAGTCTTAGGTCAAAAGGATAAGCTTATTTTTTCTTTTGAAGAAAGACTAAAAAGGCTTGAAAAACTTGGCGTAGATGTTGTTATTAAGCAAAAGTTTGATCAAGAATTTATGAACACAGATAAAGCATTGTTTTTTGATAATCTGTTAAGAAGTCATGATATACGCTTTGCCGTTTGCGGTAATGATTATCATTTTGGAAAAGGCGGTGAAGGCGACATCAATTATCTAAAAAACCGTTTTTCCCAACTAAATATAGAATTTAAGGCTTTGGATTTTGTTTTAGCTGAACAATCAAAAGTTTCCAGTACTAGCATAAGAAAAATGATAGAAAATGGAGAGATACAAAAAGCCAATCAATTATTAGTGGAACCTTATTTTGTAACTGGAAAAGTAATCAGCGGGCGAGGAGAAGGCAGAAGGCTTGGATTGCCCACAATCAATATTAATTTTGAGCCTGATAAAGTAAGACCTTTGAGCGGAGTATATATTACTAAGACTTTGATTGATAATAAAAGTTATCTTTCTGTAACCAATGTTGGATCAAAACCGACATTTGGCGATGATAATCAAAACATCGAAACACATATTTTGGATTACAGCGGAAATCTTTATAATAAAGATGTCAAAATTGAATTTTATAAATATTTACGTAATATAATAAGATTTCAAAAGATAGAACAGCTAGTTGATCAGATAGAGCAGGACATAAAAACTGCCAAAATGTTTTTTAATGGAGAAAATCAATAATGATAAGATTTGGACCATCCGGAAATTCGAAAAGTTTTTATGAATCAGGTTTGAAGCATACCTATGAAGCTCCGAAATGGTTAAAAGCGCTTGGGCTTAGTGCTTTTGAATACTCTTTTGGACGCGGAGTCAAAATGTCTGATGAAATGGCAAAAAAGATAGGACAGGAAATGCAGCAAAATGATATTCAATTGAGTGTCCATGCTCCTTATTATATTAATCTTGCAACTACTGATGACCCAAAAGCTCAAAATTCCTATGGCTATGTTTTGCAGTCTTTAGAAAAACTAAAAGCCATGGGCGGCACAAGATGCGTTATGCATAGCGGAACATTATCTGGATCTGAACGTAAAGATGCCTTATTTCGAATTCATCAAAAAATGGAAGAACTTCTAAAAATTATTGAAAATAAAAACTTAACCTCATTAATTTTATGCCCCGAAACTATGGGAAAATATAGCCAGATAGGAACAGTAGAAGAAATATGCGCATTATGTACTTTGCATCCTATGCTGATACCTTGCTTGGACTTTGGGCATATTAATTCATATATGCAAGGCAGACTAAAAACTAAAGATGATTTTAAGAGAGTAATTGATACCGTCTTTAGTATTTTGGGTGACCAAAAAGCGCCTTATATCCATATACATTTTTCCAAAATAAAATATGGAACAGCAGGCGAAATACATCATCTTAACTTTTCTGATGAAGAAGGCGATATCTATGGTCCTAACTTTGAACCTTTGGCTGAGGTTTTACACGAATATAAAATGTCGCCTGTGATCATTTGCGAATCTACTGATAATATGGCGGAAGATTCATTAAAAATGAAAGAAATTTATGAGAAAATCTTTTGATATAGATTTTGATATAGAATAATTATGTGATAAAATAAACTAGTTAGAGGTTAATTATGGAAAAAATAAAAAATTTGTTTGAAAGTAATTCAATTGATAGTTATCTATTGATTAGTGAAGACAACAGACAATATTTTTCTGGATTAAGAACGTCTTTTGGCGGTGTTATATTACATAAAAATGCAAAATATTATATTACTGACTTTAGATACGAATATGCTGCCAAAGAAACCTTGACTGACTGGGAATTAAGATTTGTTAAATATTCTGAATTCTATGACACAGTTAAGAGCATATTGCATAGCTTAGGTGCAAAGACAGTTGGATTTGAAGACAAGACGCTTACTTATTCCGAAGCACAGGACTTAAAGCAAACGCTTTCTGATTTTGAGCTTGTACCGTGTTCAGATATTGTTGACACTCTTCGTATGGTAAAAACCGAAGATGAAATAAAATTAATCAAAGCTTCTCAGGAAATTACCGAAAAGGCTTTGAGCGCTACGATTGAACGCATTAAGCCCAAAATGAGCGAAAGAGATGTTTGCGCTGAAATTATTTATAATATGTATCTTAACGGTGCAGATGGACTTAGCTTTGAACCCATTGTAGCTATGGGCGTCAATACATCTAAACCGCATCACAGCTATTCGGATTATCGTTTGGAAAAAGACGATTTTATTACGGTTGATATTGGTTGCAAGTATAAAGGCTATTGTTCTGATATGACCAGAACATTTACCTTGGGCGAACCTGATAAAAAACTTGTTGAAATATATAATATAGTAAAAAAGGCGCAAGAATATGCCCTTGCCAGCATTAAAGCAGGAATGACAGGACATGAGGCGGATTCTTTTGCCAGAGAATACATTACAGCCAATGGATATGGAAAAGAGTTTGGACACGGACTTGGTCATGCTGTTGGACTTTTTATTCATGAAAATCCCCGTTTGGGAGTAGGTTCAAAAACAGTATTAAAAGAAAATATGGTAGTAACGGTCGAACCTGGTATTTATGTACAAGGTTTGGGCGGAGTCAGAATAGAAGATATGATAGTTATTAAAAATGACGGTAATGTCAATCTGACTCACTTCTCAAAAGATATGAAAATTTAGGAGGACTATTTTATGATAACGGCAGGAGATTTCCGCAAAGGCTCCACTTTTGAAATGGATGGAAAGGTTTATGTTGTTGTAGATTTCCAACACGTAAAGCCCGGCAAAGGATCAGCTTTTGTGAGAACAAAAATCAAAAATGTCATAACAGGACAAGTTTTGGAAACAACATTTAGCCCTACTGATAAATTTCCAGTAGCGGTTATAGAACGTAAGGAAATGCAATATTCCTACAATGACGGTGAATTGTATTATTTCATGGACACCAATACCTATGAACAATTGCCGCTCAATCACGATCAGGTAGCAGAAGCATTAAACTTCATCAAAGAAGAAACCTTAGTAACTATTTTGTTCTATAAAGGTCAGCCTTTTTCCGTTGTTCCGCCCAACTTTGTAGAACTTGAAGTAACATTTACCGAACCTGGAATACAAGGCGATACTGCAAAAGCAGGCAACAAGCCCGCTGTTTTGGAAACAGGATATAATATTCAAGTTCCTTTATTCATCAACCAAGGCGATAAGATCAGAGTTGATACACGTGATGGAACATATATGGAAAGAGTAAAGTAATTTTTATTGTTATAAGAGAAATTAATTTGAAATTTAGAGCATCAGCTTAATGTTGATGCTCTTTTTGTATACCTTTTTAATCACTTACATATTTTATTCATATGAGTAATTTATTTATCTTAGTGCGATTGTCACCTAAAATGAAGCTAATATCTTGTTATAGTTATTCCAATATGATAGACTGCACTTGAATAAAACAATAAATAAAAAAGGAGATTGAAAAAATGTTTGAACAAGTGAAACTAAAATATAATTTTAATGATTTGGAACCTTATATCGATGAATTGACGATGATTACACATTATCAAAAACACCATGCTGCTTATACTAATAATTTTAATGCAGCAGTTGAAAAAGCAGGATTAGTTGGAAAATCTGCAGAAGAAATTCTTGTAGGTCTTGATCAAGTTAAAGATGAAGCTTTAAAAGCACAGCTTAAGAATAACGGCGGCGGCTATTATAACCATAACTTATATTTCAAAACAATGGCGCCCAACGGCAAAAAAGCCCCTGAAGGTAAACTTGCTGAAAAGATTAACGCTACATTTGGAAGTTTTGAAGCACTCAAAGAAAAACTTAGTCAGGCTGCTGCTGCAAGATTTGGTTCTGGCTGGGCATGGCTTTCAGCTGACAAGCAAGGCAATCTGAGTGTTACATCTTCTCCCAATCAAGACAATCCTATAACCGAAACGAAAGGCGAATGGACCCCTATACTAGGTATTGATGTTTGGGAGCATGCATATTATCTTAAGTACAAAAACCTTCGCGGAGATTATATCAAAGAGTTCTTTAATGTAATCGACTGGCAGGAAGTTGAAAATCTATATAATCAAAAAATTTCAATGTAATCAATTTGACATTATCATAAACTTCTTTATTTAGTATAGAAAGCCTTTTTATAAGGCTTTCTATTTTTTTAATCGTTTTTTAATTTAATTGATAAGGTTTATTCTTGCCATTAAATAACAATTAATGATATTATTATTGTAGTTATTATGTTTTTTGGAGGATTTTGATGCTCAAAATATTATCAGTAAGCAAAACTTATGCAAAAAGTACTTTCAAAGCGGTAGATAATCTTACGCTTCATGCCAAAAAAGGTGTCATATACGGTTTTATTGGACCCAACGGTGCAGGAAAAACAACTACTATAAAAATGTTGACAGGCATTTTACCGTTTGAAGAAGGTTCTATTGAAATTAATGGTTATGACCTAAAACGCGATACTATCAACGCCAAACGCAGTATCGGATTTGTTCCAGATAATCATGTTATTTATGAGAAGCTAACAGGTCGCGAATATATTAATTTTATGGCAGATATTTATAAGGTTGACTTAAGACAAAGAAAGCAATTAGCAGATAAATATCTTGAAATGTTTAATCTTACTAAAGATGTAGATTCTCAAATATCCTCTTATTCACATGGTATGAAGCAAAAAATTTGCGTAATTGGTGCTTTGATTCATAATCCGCCGCTTTGGGTTTTGGATGAACCGCTTACTGGTCTTGATCCTCAATCAGCCTTTGAATTAAAAAATCTAATGAAAGAACATACCAAAGAGGGAAACACAGTATTTTTCTCTACACATGTTTTGGAAGTTGCCGAAAAACTATGTGACCGCATAGGCATAATTAACAAAGGTCAACTTATCTTAGAAGGAACTATGGACGAAATAAAAGCTATGGGTCAAGAAGGCGAGTCTTTGGAGCAAATATTCTTAAGACTTACAAAACGTGCTTAAGTTGAGGTTTGATGATGAAAGATATATTTTTGCTGATAAAAATATTCTTAATTAATGGGCTACGTCCTGATAAATCAAAAAATAAGAAAGGCGGACTTATTGCTATATATATTTCGCTTGCTATCTGCTATCTTTTTATTATTTCTGGTGGAATTACACTTATTGCAACTATTGCTCCATTGATTAATAGTGCTGGATTTATGGCAGAACTGATTACGCTTATTTATATTATAGGCATAAGTATGGTCGTTATATTCGGCATTATATCTCTATTGACTTATGTTTATTTCAACAAAGATGCTGAATTTACAGCAACATTACCTATAAAACCCGGAAAGGTGTTTTTGGCAAAGCTTTCAATTGTTTATATATATGAGCTTGCTGCATTTGCTGCAATAGTAGTACCTTTGCTTATAACCGCAGGTATAGCTACACATCAGGGTGTTATATTTTATCTGTCAATATTGTTAGGATTTTTCTTAGCACCAGCATTTCCTCTTGCTGTTGCAAGTATTCTAGCAATACCCCTTATGTACGTTGTTTCATTTTTCAAAAGCAAAGGTGCATTTACTACATTATTTATGATGCTATTGTATGGGGCATTCTTTGGCGTTTATTTTTATGGCGTATTCAAGTTTCAATCAGCTGCTCAAAACGTAGGTGATAATATAGATTATATATTGCCTGTTTTTTCTACGACTTTACAAACTGTTTCAAAAATATTTTATCCTATTTTTGCAATAGCATGTCTTGCTACAGGTAAGGCTATATATGGTTTAAACGTACCTTTGAGCGGTTTGGTTAATTTTGTCATAGCGGTAGGTTCTTTGGCTGCTTTGTTATTAATAGCATATTTTATATCTAATGCAGTATATCAACAAAGCACCATAAGACAAAATGAAAGTGCTAAGACCACAGGAAAAGCTGAAAAAACAGAAGAGCGTTCAGCTTTTAAAGCTATTTTTATAAAGGAATTCCGAGATATAATTAGAACGCCTGCTTTTGGATTCCAATGTCTTGCGGGTATGATAATTTTGCCGATTTTATTAATCTTTATGGGATTTAATGGCGGCTTTTATACACAAGGTGTTTCAGAAGAAGAATTTGCTAAAGCATTGGCAAGTATTAATCCTGCAATCGGCTTTGGATTTTTGATGATGTTGGGCAGTGGCATGAACATTACTTCGTCTACTGCTATAAGCAGGGAAGGAAAAACTTTTTATCTATCAAAAACTTTTCCTGTCGACTATACAACACAGATCAAAGCAAAATTATATCTGTCATTAGTAATCAATTTAATTACTGTTCTTATTGGATATGTTATATCTATCTTTATCTATAATTTGGACGCAATAGAAATAATATTTTTCCCTATTGTGTTAGCATTGTATAGCTATGGATATGCATTATCTACTTTGAGATTTGACTTAAAAGAACCAAAATTAAATTGGACTACTCCTAATGAAGCTGTTAAAAACAACAAAAAGGCAACCATTCCTACTTTGATCAATATGGCAGTAAGTTTTGTTGTTATGATGCTTTTAATATTTTTATATATAATTTTAGGTCAAGCCGGAATATATTTGAAGTATTATTGGATAGTGTTGATTAAGATAGGAGTATGGATTGTAATAACCGGTGCTGTGGTAGCTTTTGTAGCAATAGCAAGAATCAGATTGTATGGCAGTGTAAATCACCTATATGAAAATATAGAACCTTAAATTAAATAGATTAGTTTATCTAAAAATAAAAAATCCTCTTTGCATAAAAAAGCAAAGAGGATTTTAATTATTATATAAATTTTTAGTTATTAATTTCAGGAATAAAGTTTTCAAAGATTATATTATCACAATAAGGTTTGATTCCTTCATATTCTTTTTGAGAACGTACAGTCCAAGTAAGAACAGGAAGCTTGGTTTTTGATACATAGATATTAGGCAGATAATTGTGATCGTAAGAAATAAAATCAGGTTTTGTTATGCGATTAAGCAACATACGCTTTAAAACATATTTTTTGAAAAAGCTTATAGATTTTTCTCCTACAAAAAATGAAGACAATTGACCGCGTTGTATATGAGGAGCTTTACGCTTAAAATATTCAAGACAATACGGATTAAATGATTGAACAGCGTATTCTCCATCGTAAGTTTTGAGCATATCAATTACTTTTTGCTCAAATTTACCTACTTTATTGTTATTTTTTATTTCAATCAGCAGAGGTACTTGACCGTTAACAAGTTCCAAAACTTCTTCAAATGTGGGGATAGTCTGTTCTGTATTTTGAATATGATATTTTTTCAAATTTTCTTGAACCAGGTTTCCAACATAGCCATCTTGTCCCGTAAGTCTGCATAGCTTTTCATCATGAAAAACTATTATCGTGCCGTCATCTATTTCTCTAATATCTAGTTCAATTGGATAGTTAGCTGACTTCGCTTTTTCAAAAGCTGCCAAAGTATTTTCAGGAGCTTCTTGGTCATGTAAGCCTCTATGTGCTATGGGCCTGGAAAAAAGCCATTTTTTATTATCGTTCATAAATCTTCTCTCTTTAGCAAAAAAATCATTTACATTTTATCATTAATAGTTTATTTAATCTATCGTTTTAATATATACAAATTAATATCCAATATTTTCATTAATTATTATAACATGAAATTCTTTTCCATTTGAAGGAAAATGAGTTATAACCGTATTTCTGCATATTGTTTCAGGAGGATAGCAGTGATGACATTTGCCTGTAACAGAACAAGGCGTTTTTTTATTAAGTCTTACACAATTTTGAGGTGAAGCGACATTGCGCACACGCGATATTCCATCACTCAGATTATCAACTATTTTATTAACACCTAGTACGGCAACAACGACAGGAGGGCCATAAATTATTGCAGCTACACGATTGCCTCTGCCGTCTATATTAATTAATTCGCCTTCAGTTGTTATCGCATTGACCGAAGTCATGTAAACATCAGAAAATGCTGCTTTTTTATAAATTTCTTCATTGGACATGTCCTTGGTAAATCCAGCACTCAAAACTTGATTACCTCTATTTTGCAATATTTCATGCATATTCATATTTTTTAAGGTCATGCTGCCGCCAATGCCTACGCTTGCATTTTGAGGAATAATTTCCAAAACTTTATTAATTGCTTGTTGAGTATCTTCGCAATAATGCGGTATAAAAGTTCGTCTTTTTAGATTTTTTATTAATAATTCGATTTTGTCATCCATA is from Clostridia bacterium and encodes:
- the rbfA gene encoding 30S ribosome-binding factor RbfA — protein: MSIREKRVNSEIMKNLSEVLSKLKNPSITAMVSVMRVDTTNDLKHCKVWLSLYGSEDQCKETFEAIEHSSGYIRHELASMMKDLRTMPELHFLRDDSLEYSQKINKIISEINTRKDDVKS
- the efp gene encoding elongation factor P — translated: MITAGDFRKGSTFEMDGKVYVVVDFQHVKPGKGSAFVRTKIKNVITGQVLETTFSPTDKFPVAVIERKEMQYSYNDGELYYFMDTNTYEQLPLNHDQVAEALNFIKEETLVTILFYKGQPFSVVPPNFVELEVTFTEPGIQGDTAKAGNKPAVLETGYNIQVPLFINQGDKIRVDTRDGTYMERVK
- the infB gene encoding translation initiation factor IF-2; amino-acid sequence: GYDDDESAPRHRKLKVKKAAPKKEITPIKIEKAVITTENLTVKMLSEKIGITAQEILKKLMILGIMTTINGVVDFDTMELVASEFGVKLEKKLDKTKEEVLTELAMEEDSPENLKERPPIVTVMGHVDHGKTSLLDAIRKTNVTEGEAGGITQHIGAYTVNVGDKKITFIDTPGHEAFTAMRSRGAKITDIVIIVVAADDGVMPQTIEAINHAKAADVPIIIAINKMDKPGANPQRILEQLSAHDVLCEAWGGDSPAVEISAKTRMNIDKLLSTILTVAEIYEYKANPNRKGYGAIIEAKIDKNKGPIANIIVQNGTLKVGDTVVSGITYGHVRALQDDKGRSVKEAGPSMPVSILGFSEVPNAGDPIYVVEDEKLAKQVISERIAKQRASGLAVSNVVTLNDVFNKISEGQMKDLNLIIKADVQGSVEALKESLSKLSNEEVKVNIIHSAVGAINKSDVMLAEASKAIIIGFNVRPDSESKQYAENVGIDIRLYRIIYDAIDDVNAAIKGMLDPKYKETVNGQCEVRNVFKITGAGIVAGCYVTSGKILRSSNIRVLRNNTVIFDGSVGSLKRLKDDVKEVASGFECGVTVSGFSDFKVGDVLESYTLEKI
- a CDS encoding ABC transporter ATP-binding protein, whose translation is MLKILSVSKTYAKSTFKAVDNLTLHAKKGVIYGFIGPNGAGKTTTIKMLTGILPFEEGSIEINGYDLKRDTINAKRSIGFVPDNHVIYEKLTGREYINFMADIYKVDLRQRKQLADKYLEMFNLTKDVDSQISSYSHGMKQKICVIGALIHNPPLWVLDEPLTGLDPQSAFELKNLMKEHTKEGNTVFFSTHVLEVAEKLCDRIGIINKGQLILEGTMDEIKAMGQEGESLEQIFLRLTKRA
- the ribF gene encoding riboflavin biosynthesis protein RibF, with translation MIITDFLSKTNEPLAIALGFFDSVHIGHRAVIGLAVQYAQKNGIKSAVLTFENNPMQVLGQKDKLIFSFEERLKRLEKLGVDVVIKQKFDQEFMNTDKALFFDNLLRSHDIRFAVCGNDYHFGKGGEGDINYLKNRFSQLNIEFKALDFVLAEQSKVSSTSIRKMIENGEIQKANQLLVEPYFVTGKVISGRGEGRRLGLPTININFEPDKVRPLSGVYITKTLIDNKSYLSVTNVGSKPTFGDDNQNIETHILDYSGNLYNKDVKIEFYKYLRNIIRFQKIEQLVDQIEQDIKTAKMFFNGENQ
- the truB gene encoding tRNA pseudouridine(55) synthase TruB encodes the protein MTGFVNFLKPPKMSSAGAVSYIKKLYKVNKCGHMGTLDPFACGVLPIALGRATRLFDYLINKTKVYRAIFRFGIETDTFDLDGQITRIDNKVVTLDEVNSVLHQFKGVIFQTPPKYSAKKINGERAYKLARSGEEIELKPSKVEIFDIEAADFGSNEFAFDIKCSGGTYIRSLCRDIANQLNTCGVMTCLIRTASGFFKIEDCKTQEQLNDSLDIIRCDDVLADFEKCIVNTERDYFLAINGAPFFGDCKSNQTKDLAVYFDNTLIGVAQKKDDKFKLDIRLV
- a CDS encoding Xaa-Pro peptidase family protein; its protein translation is MEKIKNLFESNSIDSYLLISEDNRQYFSGLRTSFGGVILHKNAKYYITDFRYEYAAKETLTDWELRFVKYSEFYDTVKSILHSLGAKTVGFEDKTLTYSEAQDLKQTLSDFELVPCSDIVDTLRMVKTEDEIKLIKASQEITEKALSATIERIKPKMSERDVCAEIIYNMYLNGADGLSFEPIVAMGVNTSKPHHSYSDYRLEKDDFITVDIGCKYKGYCSDMTRTFTLGEPDKKLVEIYNIVKKAQEYALASIKAGMTGHEADSFAREYITANGYGKEFGHGLGHAVGLFIHENPRLGVGSKTVLKENMVVTVEPGIYVQGLGGVRIEDMIVIKNDGNVNLTHFSKDMKI
- a CDS encoding superoxide dismutase, with protein sequence MFEQVKLKYNFNDLEPYIDELTMITHYQKHHAAYTNNFNAAVEKAGLVGKSAEEILVGLDQVKDEALKAQLKNNGGGYYNHNLYFKTMAPNGKKAPEGKLAEKINATFGSFEALKEKLSQAAAARFGSGWAWLSADKQGNLSVTSSPNQDNPITETKGEWTPILGIDVWEHAYYLKYKNLRGDYIKEFFNVIDWQEVENLYNQKISM
- a CDS encoding bifunctional oligoribonuclease/PAP phosphatase NrnA translates to MMLNLNGIKKAALFTHIRPDGDALGSMCGLGLALKKKGIEIDYYCDSEVPQLLSFLPDVNRVLSGTFANNYDMLISIDCADEFRLGKYKDAFLKHPNTVNLDHHMTNTNFAKINIIKNLSSSCELVFEVIKSLNIDLDDQIALDLYVGMVTDTGHFTQANTTSGVHMASAELIKYNIDIEYISQRLFKEISKNKLMLVKDCIAGMRFFSSDRICLIGIKKEMLNQHNLDINETEGIINYAINITNVMIGICLTESAKNAYKVSLRSKKGVNVAEVASLFGGGGHLQAAGFMINGCFEDVIERIVKACEKVLEPL
- a CDS encoding TIM barrel protein; protein product: MIRFGPSGNSKSFYESGLKHTYEAPKWLKALGLSAFEYSFGRGVKMSDEMAKKIGQEMQQNDIQLSVHAPYYINLATTDDPKAQNSYGYVLQSLEKLKAMGGTRCVMHSGTLSGSERKDALFRIHQKMEELLKIIENKNLTSLILCPETMGKYSQIGTVEEICALCTLHPMLIPCLDFGHINSYMQGRLKTKDDFKRVIDTVFSILGDQKAPYIHIHFSKIKYGTAGEIHHLNFSDEEGDIYGPNFEPLAEVLHEYKMSPVIICESTDNMAEDSLKMKEIYEKIF